GATGGCGGAGAAGGTGTAGacgaaataataatatttacaagCTATGCTGAAAAGCAAGATATTCCATTTGTTGTACCATTTGATATTCAAATACGGACTAGGAATATCGGTAGGCGTATACAAAAGATCCCTACCGAGATACACTGATAGGCGATGGGAAGAAGGTAAAATAACGAATGAAAACAGTATCATGCTAACCTAATTGGCAATAAAgatatacacacaaacacagaaacaaacaatttataaTAGCAGAACCATGTGTAATAGATACTCCTAATACTTATATACAAAACcataacataaaaatatatatatatatacacacaccgaTAACATAGGTATGGAATATAATGGATGTGTGTGGTGATACTAACCTATGGGAGCGATGTTATAAAATGCATTTGCAGGATGTGTTGAGCAGAGTGGTCCTAGCTGGTCCGTTTTTTAACACGTTTATGAGTGTAATCCATTTGCTGTGACTCAGCCGAGACGGGCAAACGTAACACTAAactagcaacaacaaaaaaacaaaaacaaaaaaatggtagcCATTGTACGCGAACCGGGGCAAAATAATGAGTGCCAAGCGAAACCTGCTATAATAATGCTGATACTAAAAATATGTACAATCAAGACGAACAAAAATGGGGAACACAGAATAAAGTTGTTGGTGACATCTATTGGCATTGCGTTTGGTTTATTGATTTCTCGCCGTTACTTATGCAAACATATTCACATACTCCAGTATCTTTGGGTCGCAGTGAAAGTCGTACATGATGATATGCTTCAGCATGCAGTATTTCTCGTAGATTGCTATACTTTCATCACTTACGGTCGGAATCGCAATATCGTTCTGAATGTCCTTCTCCGGCGTCACGCTAGCGATGGTGATTTCGTTGTTGTATATCGACAGTCCGCCACTCTCGTTCATCTGGGCATGGCGGTTGTACTGATGCGGAGAGGACGGTCTGACCGGCTCTCCGGTTGAGTTACAGATGCGGTTGATTTCGGCATACTTTTCGTACCTGTATCGAAAGAAAATATTACATTATTAAATAGCGTCCTTTAATACGGATTTTAACAGACGGGGCCTGCCATAACCTACTTTAGCATGTCCGCCTTTTTTGGCATTCGTATTTCAAACCCGTATATGTCGTTCGTCATCGGAAACATGGAACTGAGCGTAACGGGATCCTCTGCACggctgctgttggtgctgctgctcggtgctGTGTTgcggttgttgctgcttttttccTCCTCGTCCGATTCTGACTCATCGTCCGATCGATCGGAAGACGAACTGTTGGCCGAGCTAGTTGACGATTGGCCCGTCAGTGAAGGGTTCTTCAGTGCCGTGCTTTGCTGTCGGCGAATCGGCTCGAAGGGGCTGAAGTGTGACCGGAAGGCAGGCGCAAGGTTTCGCGACAGATGGCTCAGCTGATAGTCGATATGCTCTTCGAAGGAGGTCAGCTTATAGTCGTAGTGGAAGTTTGAGTAGTAGTCTATAATTTCCGCATCATTCGAGTGTATCTTGATCAGCTCCTTCACGACCCGATTCTCGTCGCTCACTGCGGCGGGCAGGCAGTTCATCACAAACGGACTGACCCACTGGGTGAGCGGAATGGAAGATATCTGCCGTATCTCATCGAAACGAGAGTTATGTATGTAGAAATCGGTTTCCAGATCCCAAATGTGAAGCGTTTCTGGAACGAAAATATGAAACACAACGCTCTAGCAAATGCTTAAGCAAACCCCGTACCCGCCTCTGTGATACTCACTGTTCACCTCCGCCTTCGAAGGAATGTAGTAACCCAGGAACAGATTGATGCTGTGCTGTTTCTCCGTATCGCTGAAAGTGTTGCTGTAATAACGACTGAGCGTCTGCATGATATCATTACCCTGCGACGCCCATACGGCCGTTTTGCGGTATGTTTTGATCCGGTGAACCAGCTGCGACCCCCCGTACTGCAAGGCCAGCGTATCACCATGGTCTTCGTACAGATTCTCGAGCATCGTGATACAGTCCGACTCGAACTCTAGTTTGCGCTCCTTCAAGAACCCCAAATCATACAGCTGATGGGCTAGGACGCACTTGCCTATCGCAAACTGTGCCGTATTAGTGCGATCCAGACAGTCGACGCAGTTGACCCGCACTATGCCAGTCTGCTTTTGGCTTCGCTCGTCGTCCGAATAAAACATTCCCGTCTGTTGAATCACCGTTTCCGCGATCTTGGCCAGCTTCTCCATGACGTTCCCCGTGCCGCGACTTTTGCGTGCCATGTCGAAATCGATGTACCGTATGCGAAGATGCGGAGGTAGAAACTGGTTCAAGTAGCTAACGGTCGAGTACATTTCCTCACTCAGTAGGCTTTCGTGCCGACGCTTTTCCCTCGTTTTCACCAAGTTCAGTATAATGACGGGCGCGCCGTAATGAAACATCAATCGCTGATAGTGCTTGCCCGCCGTTTCGCCGAACGGATCCGACAGATCGATCGCAATCTGTGGCTTCGGCACCATTTTGCTAACGTCTTGCGACCAATGCGACGGAACCGATCCGCGCAACTGCGTAAAGCTGCACATTCGATTGCCGTCCAGCACGATCTGCTCCGTTTCCACCTCGTTCGCTACGTCGCCGTGAAAGTTGGCACCGCGCTTCAGGAATCGAGTTCCGGCGTAGCG
This is a stretch of genomic DNA from Anopheles merus strain MAF chromosome 2R, AmerM5.1, whole genome shotgun sequence. It encodes these proteins:
- the LOC121603400 gene encoding polyphosphoinositide phosphatase, which gives rise to MDQNVRFQPLISSIQKVALFETKAKLYLIGSNSKETRFRVLEIDRRAPELSVYENPNELEKGDIRKFVQSRSFIRSISAYGVLGFVKFLEGYYLILVTKRTRCAFIGKHIIYTIKDTAMIRVNEASSKQMHPLEQRYVKMFNNVDLNSNFYFSYSYDLTHSLQYNLSAPKFVGTRCDIVKDEPLVWQNRTGEKMTYAFRGVSRERFVWNAFHLKPMRDVVHKDWMLEIIHGFISQSSISIFGRQVYVCLIARRSTRYAGTRFLKRGANFHGDVANEVETEQIVLDGNRMCSFTQLRGSVPSHWSQDVSKMVPKPQIAIDLSDPFGETAGKHYQRLMFHYGAPVIILNLVKTREKRRHESLLSEEMYSTVSYLNQFLPPHLRIRYIDFDMARKSRGTGNVMEKLAKIAETVIQQTGMFYSDDERSQKQTGIVRVNCVDCLDRTNTAQFAIGKCVLAHQLYDLGFLKERKLEFESDCITMLENLYEDHGDTLALQYGGSQLVHRIKTYRKTAVWASQGNDIMQTLSRYYSNTFSDTEKQHSINLFLGYYIPSKAEVNKTLHIWDLETDFYIHNSRFDEIRQISSIPLTQWVSPFVMNCLPAAVSDENRVVKELIKIHSNDAEIIDYYSNFHYDYKLTSFEEHIDYQLSHLSRNLAPAFRSHFSPFEPIRRQQSTALKNPSLTGQSSTSSANSSSSDRSDDESESDEEEKSSNNRNTAPSSSTNSSRAEDPVTLSSMFPMTNDIYGFEIRMPKKADMLKYEKYAEINRICNSTGEPVRPSSPHQYNRHAQMNESGGLSIYNNEITIASVTPEKDIQNDIAIPTVSDESIAIYEKYCMLKHIIMYDFHCDPKILEYVNMFA